The region TCCGCCACCAGCTCCAGGCGGCGCGCCAGCAAATCCAGCAGCGCCTTGTCAACTTCATCAATTTGATCGCGCAGCGCGGTCAGTTCAGCAACCATAACACCCTCTTAAGCAAAACGCGCCGCCAGGCTGTTACGCAGATCGTTATTGATTTCACGCAGCAGCGCTTCGGTCGCTTCCCAACTGATGCACGCATCGGTCACGGAAACGCCGTACTTCATCTCGCAGCGCGGCTGCTCAGAAGATTGATTGCCTTCATGAATATTGCTCTCAATCATCAGACCGGTAATCGAACGATTGCCATCTTTGATCTGCGCCACCACCGATTCAGCAACGGCAGGCTGGCGACGGTAATCTTTATTGGAATTACCATGGCTGCAATCTACCATCAGCGACGGTCTCAGTCCCGCCTGTTCCATCTCTTTTTCACACTGCGCGACATCCGCCGGGCTGTAATTCGGCGCTTTACCGCCGCGCAGGATCACATGTCCATCCGGGTTGCCCTGGGTTTGCAGCAGGCAGACCTGGCCGGCCTGGTTGATCCCCACAAAGCGGTGCGGCATGGCTGCGGCGCGCATCGCATTGATAGCGGTCGCCAGGCTGCCATCGGTGCCGTTTTTGAAGCCAACCGGCATTGACAAACCTGAAGCCATTTCGCGGTGCG is a window of Enterobacter sp. R4-368 DNA encoding:
- the aroF gene encoding 3-deoxy-7-phosphoheptulonate synthase AroF encodes the protein MQKDALNNVHITDEQVLITPDQLKAAFPLTAEQEAQIAQSRQTISNIIAGRDPRLLVVCGPCSIHDPEAAIEYARRFKALAAEVSDSLYLVMRVYFEKPRTTVGWKGLINDPHMDGSFDVEAGLKIARRLLVELVSMGLPLATEALDPNSPQFLGDLFSWSAIGARTTESQTHREMASGLSMPVGFKNGTDGSLATAINAMRAAAMPHRFVGINQAGQVCLLQTQGNPDGHVILRGGKAPNYSPADVAQCEKEMEQAGLRPSLMVDCSHGNSNKDYRRQPAVAESVVAQIKDGNRSITGLMIESNIHEGNQSSEQPRCEMKYGVSVTDACISWEATEALLREINNDLRNSLAARFA